One window from the genome of Mycolicibacterium gadium encodes:
- a CDS encoding cupin domain-containing protein has protein sequence MEKISLTALAREHLETARAATSGRSAHTVYGGHEHSLRQTLMALKAGSKLDDHESPGEATLQVLHGRVRVTNSSSGWDGSAGDHIILPRERHGLSAIEDSVVLLTVSKPIGPHT, from the coding sequence ATGGAGAAGATCTCGCTCACCGCACTCGCACGTGAGCATCTGGAAACCGCCCGGGCGGCGACCAGTGGCCGCAGTGCACACACGGTCTACGGCGGCCATGAACATTCGCTGCGCCAGACTTTGATGGCACTGAAGGCGGGCAGCAAGCTCGACGATCACGAGAGCCCCGGCGAGGCCACGCTGCAGGTGCTGCACGGCCGAGTGCGGGTGACCAACTCATCGTCGGGATGGGACGGTTCAGCCGGTGACCACATCATCCTGCCAAGGGAACGTCATGGTTTGAGCGCGATCGAGGATTCCGTCGTGCTACTGACCGTCTCGAAACCCATCGGGCCGCATACCTAG
- a CDS encoding LLM class F420-dependent oxidoreductase: MRFGLFIPQGWRLDLVDIPTDQHWPIMRDLAAYADAGPWDSLWVYDHFHTVPVPTDEATHEAWSLMSAYAASTSRIKLGQMCTAMGYRNPVYLAKVAATADIISGGRVQMGIGGGWYQHEWEAYGYGFPSAGTRLAMLDEGVQIMRDAWRDGRVSLAGKHYRVDGAIVAPKPLQDGGPPMWIAGGGEKVTLRIAAKYAQYTNFTSDPDGFVHKSQILAEHCRAVGTDYEAIVRSSNFNAVIGTSERDVNERLARLRAQQVTKADGSAVDAMLGTVSAPESATGTTEQAVEKLTRMRELGCEYAIMYFPEAAYDRTGIELFEREVIPALA; encoded by the coding sequence ATGCGCTTTGGACTCTTCATTCCGCAGGGCTGGCGACTCGACCTGGTGGACATCCCGACCGACCAGCACTGGCCGATCATGCGTGACCTCGCCGCGTACGCCGACGCGGGCCCCTGGGATTCGCTGTGGGTATACGACCATTTCCACACCGTTCCCGTGCCGACGGACGAGGCGACCCATGAGGCGTGGTCGCTGATGTCGGCCTACGCCGCGAGCACATCCCGCATCAAGCTCGGCCAGATGTGTACGGCGATGGGCTACCGCAATCCGGTGTATCTCGCGAAGGTCGCCGCGACGGCCGACATCATCTCCGGTGGCCGGGTGCAGATGGGGATCGGCGGCGGCTGGTATCAGCACGAGTGGGAGGCCTACGGCTACGGGTTTCCGTCGGCCGGTACCCGGCTCGCCATGCTCGACGAGGGCGTCCAGATCATGCGCGACGCCTGGCGTGACGGGCGGGTCAGCCTCGCCGGTAAGCACTATCGGGTCGACGGCGCGATCGTCGCGCCCAAGCCGTTGCAGGACGGCGGGCCTCCGATGTGGATCGCCGGGGGCGGCGAGAAGGTGACGCTGCGCATCGCCGCGAAGTACGCCCAGTACACCAACTTCACCTCGGATCCCGACGGCTTCGTGCACAAGTCGCAGATCCTGGCCGAACACTGCCGGGCCGTGGGCACCGACTACGAGGCGATTGTGCGGTCGTCCAACTTCAACGCCGTCATCGGCACCTCGGAGCGCGACGTCAACGAGCGCTTGGCGCGGCTGCGCGCCCAGCAGGTGACCAAGGCGGACGGATCCGCCGTCGACGCCATGCTCGGCACTGTCAGCGCTCCTGAATCCGCCACTGGCACAACCGAACAAGCTGTCGAGAAGCTCACGCGCATGCGGGAACTGGGCTGTGAATACGCGATCATGTACTTTCCCGAGGCGGCGTACGACCGCACCGGCATCGAACTGTTCGAGCGCGAGGTCATCCCCGCGCTGGCGTAA
- a CDS encoding amidase: protein MTDLCQLPAHQLIALMAAGTVSCRDVVHAHLARIEAINPALNALVQATDPQQCLTAAAEADDRVARGAPLGRAHGLPVVVKDVMHVAGLRCSGGSPVLRATADKDATAVSRLRGEGAIVLGLTNVPEMGRGGESNNSVYGRTNNPFDLSRTPGGSSGGSAALVSAGGAALSVGSDGGGSIRQPCHNTGIAGLKPTHGRIPRTGSVFGDALGIFGPFNCYGPLARAVADLHLGLSIMNGPDLRDPYAVPAPLGDPDDVDVSALRVATYLDDGISPPDDDVAAVVSDVVQALTGMVGAVEHNSPPCLVRTMELLWEWVFLGGDRGRGFEADLAAIGATDPSEELAEFLEQARLVEFSLSDARSRLVDIDTYRIEMLEFMADYDVIVGPVMPTAAKPHHHGLVEITDFSHLMAHNLTGWPAAVVRCGTSKEGLPVGVQIVARPWQDATALAVAGRLEAVFGGWRPPPLFA from the coding sequence ATGACCGATCTCTGTCAGTTGCCGGCCCACCAGCTGATCGCGCTCATGGCGGCGGGCACGGTTTCGTGCCGTGACGTCGTCCACGCGCACCTCGCGCGAATCGAGGCGATCAACCCCGCCCTCAACGCGCTCGTACAGGCCACCGACCCCCAGCAGTGCCTGACGGCCGCGGCCGAAGCCGACGATCGCGTCGCCCGCGGCGCCCCGCTCGGCCGGGCGCATGGACTGCCGGTTGTGGTCAAAGACGTCATGCACGTCGCGGGGCTTCGGTGTTCGGGCGGCAGTCCGGTGCTGCGCGCGACCGCAGACAAGGATGCGACCGCGGTCTCCAGGCTGCGCGGGGAAGGCGCCATCGTGCTCGGCCTGACGAACGTCCCCGAGATGGGCCGCGGCGGAGAATCCAACAACAGCGTCTACGGTCGCACCAACAATCCGTTCGACCTGTCGCGCACACCCGGCGGTAGCAGCGGCGGATCGGCGGCCCTCGTGTCCGCCGGCGGCGCCGCACTGAGCGTGGGGTCGGACGGCGGCGGCAGCATCCGGCAGCCGTGTCACAACACCGGAATCGCCGGCCTCAAGCCCACCCACGGCCGAATCCCGCGCACCGGCAGTGTGTTCGGCGACGCGCTCGGCATCTTCGGCCCGTTCAACTGCTACGGCCCGCTCGCCCGGGCGGTGGCTGACCTACATCTGGGCCTGTCGATCATGAACGGTCCGGATCTGCGCGATCCATACGCGGTGCCCGCGCCGCTTGGCGACCCGGACGACGTCGACGTCTCGGCCCTGCGCGTCGCCACGTATCTCGACGACGGCATCTCGCCGCCCGACGACGACGTCGCCGCTGTCGTCAGCGATGTGGTGCAGGCACTGACGGGAATGGTCGGCGCCGTCGAGCACAACAGCCCGCCCTGCCTGGTACGCACGATGGAGTTGTTGTGGGAGTGGGTGTTCCTCGGCGGAGATCGGGGCCGCGGGTTCGAAGCGGATCTGGCCGCCATCGGGGCCACCGATCCCTCCGAGGAACTTGCCGAATTCCTCGAGCAGGCGCGGCTGGTCGAGTTCTCGCTGTCCGATGCGCGAAGCAGGCTGGTCGACATCGACACCTACCGCATCGAGATGCTCGAGTTCATGGCCGACTACGACGTGATCGTCGGACCCGTGATGCCGACCGCGGCCAAGCCCCACCATCACGGGCTGGTCGAGATCACGGACTTCTCCCATCTGATGGCGCACAACCTGACCGGCTGGCCTGCGGCAGTGGTCCGCTGCGGCACCTCGAAGGAGGGTCTGCCCGTCGGTGTGCAGATCGTGGCGAGACCATGGCAGGACGCGACGGCGCTGGCGGTCGCGGGTCGGCTGGAAGCGGTATTCGGAGGATGGCGGCCCCCACCGTTGTTTGCATAG
- a CDS encoding DNA repair helicase XPB, with amino-acid sequence MSDGPLIVQSDKTVLLEVDHEQAGAARAAIAPFAELERAPEHIHTYRITPLALWNARAAGHDAEQVVDALVTFSRYAVPQPLLVDIVDTMARYGRLQLVKSPVHGLTLVSLDRAVLEEVLRNKKIAPMLGARIDDDTVQVHNSERGRVKQMLLKIGWPAEDLAGYVDGEKHPISLAQDGWHLRDYQEMATDSFWEGGSGVVVLPCGAGKTLVGAAAMAKAGATTLILVTNTVAGRQWKRELINRTSLTEDEIGEYSGEKKEIRPVTIATYQVITRRTKGEYKHLELFDSRDWGLIIYDEVHLLPAPVFRMTADLQSRRRLGLTATLIREDGREGDVFSLIGPKRYDAPWKDIEAQGWIAPAECIEVRVTMTDNERMLYAVAEPDERYKLCSTVHSKIAVVKSILEKHKGDQTLVIGAYLDQLDELGRELNAPVIQGSTKTAEREALFDEFRRGEIPTLVVSKVANFSIDLPEANVAVQVSGTFGSRQEEAQRLGRLLRPKADGGGAVFYSVVSRDSLDAEYAAHRQRFLAEQGYGYIIKDADDLLGPAI; translated from the coding sequence GTGAGTGACGGCCCCCTGATCGTGCAGTCCGATAAAACGGTGCTGCTCGAAGTCGACCACGAACAGGCCGGTGCGGCCCGAGCCGCCATCGCCCCGTTCGCCGAGCTCGAGCGTGCGCCCGAGCATATCCACACCTACCGCATCACCCCGCTGGCGCTGTGGAACGCCCGTGCCGCGGGCCACGACGCCGAACAGGTCGTCGACGCGCTCGTGACGTTCTCCCGCTACGCGGTGCCACAGCCGCTGCTGGTCGACATCGTCGACACAATGGCGCGCTATGGCCGCCTGCAGCTGGTCAAGTCTCCGGTGCACGGGCTGACGCTGGTGAGCCTGGACCGTGCGGTTCTCGAGGAAGTGCTGCGCAACAAGAAGATCGCGCCGATGCTCGGCGCCCGCATCGATGACGACACCGTTCAGGTGCACAACAGCGAGCGCGGTCGCGTCAAGCAGATGCTGCTCAAGATCGGTTGGCCCGCAGAGGATCTCGCCGGCTATGTGGACGGCGAGAAGCATCCGATCAGCCTCGCGCAGGACGGCTGGCACCTGCGCGACTATCAGGAGATGGCGACCGACTCGTTCTGGGAGGGCGGGTCCGGCGTCGTGGTGCTGCCGTGCGGCGCCGGTAAGACCCTCGTCGGCGCCGCGGCGATGGCGAAGGCGGGCGCGACGACACTGATCCTGGTGACCAACACGGTGGCGGGCAGGCAGTGGAAGCGCGAGCTCATCAACCGAACCTCGTTGACGGAGGACGAGATCGGCGAGTACTCGGGCGAGAAGAAGGAGATCCGCCCGGTCACCATCGCCACCTATCAGGTGATCACGCGCCGCACCAAGGGCGAGTACAAGCACCTCGAACTGTTCGACAGCCGCGACTGGGGCCTGATCATCTACGACGAGGTGCATCTGCTGCCCGCGCCGGTGTTCCGGATGACCGCGGACTTGCAGTCGCGGCGACGGCTCGGCCTGACGGCCACCCTCATCCGCGAGGACGGACGCGAGGGCGATGTGTTCTCGCTGATCGGGCCGAAGCGGTATGACGCCCCGTGGAAGGACATCGAGGCCCAGGGCTGGATCGCGCCCGCCGAGTGCATCGAGGTGCGGGTGACGATGACCGACAACGAGCGGATGCTCTACGCCGTCGCCGAACCCGACGAGCGCTACAAGCTGTGCTCGACGGTGCATTCCAAGATCGCCGTGGTGAAGTCCATCCTGGAGAAGCACAAGGGCGACCAGACGCTGGTCATCGGCGCCTACCTCGACCAGCTCGACGAGCTTGGGCGAGAGCTGAACGCTCCCGTGATCCAGGGGTCGACCAAGACCGCCGAGCGGGAGGCGCTGTTCGATGAGTTCCGTCGCGGCGAGATCCCGACGCTGGTCGTATCCAAGGTCGCCAACTTCTCCATCGACCTACCGGAAGCCAATGTCGCCGTACAGGTTTCGGGCACCTTCGGGTCGAGACAGGAAGAGGCGCAGCGTCTCGGCCGGCTGTTGCGGCCCAAGGCCGACGGCGGCGGCGCGGTCTTCTACTCGGTGGTGTCACGCGACAGCCTGGACGCCGAGTACGCCGCGCACCGTCAGCGGTTCCTCGCCGAACAGGGTTACGGCTACATCATCAAGGACGCTGACGACCTACTCGGTCCCGCGATCTAG
- a CDS encoding helicase-associated domain-containing protein produces MTENAPGIPLGAWLAELGDERLIRLLELRPDLTQPPPGTIAALAARAQARQSVKAATDGLDFLHLAVIDALLVLHADTTAVPLSKLLELVGDAGTETVVMRAVEDLRERALVWGDDSVRVTSEAATGLPWYPGQATVEDTEPTGLVERLAALDEAQSDLLQRLLEGSPVGRTRDAAAGTPPDRPVQRLLANGLLRQVDDETVILPRLVGQALRGELPGPVGLTAPDPVVSTTTIADVDAVAAGAVIDLLREVEVVLKTLSAAPIPELRSGGLGVRDVKRLTKITGIDESRLGLILEVTAAAGLIATGMPEPEPQDGTGPYWAPTVATDRFLESPTAQKWHLLASTWLELQGRPSLVGSRGPDGKPYAALSDSLFSTAAPLDRRLLLETLADLAPGAGADATEAARAMIWRRPRWGNRLQPGPVGALLSEAHMVGVVGRGAISTPARALLSDAPPENVVKAMDKVLPQPIDHFLLQADLTVVVPGPLERDLAEQLGAVARVESAGAAMVYRVSESSIRRALDTGRTAADLHAFFARYSKTPVPQGLTYLIDDVARRHGQLRVGMAASFVRCEDAALLAQAITAPAAEQLEMRLLAPTVAVSQAPISEVLAALRGAGFAPAAEDSTGTIVDIRARGARVPAPSRRRSHRAPAPTSQTLAAIVAVLRRVAAGPSSGMRLDPTVAITQLQEAAHLQTSVVIGYVDPAGVATQRVVAPINVRGGQLTAYDPASGRVREFAIHRVTSVVSADSAH; encoded by the coding sequence ATGACCGAAAACGCGCCGGGCATTCCTCTGGGCGCCTGGCTGGCCGAACTCGGCGATGAGCGGCTGATCCGGCTGCTGGAGCTGCGGCCCGATCTGACACAGCCGCCGCCGGGGACCATCGCGGCGCTGGCGGCGCGCGCGCAGGCACGCCAGTCGGTCAAGGCCGCAACCGATGGCCTGGACTTTCTTCATCTCGCGGTGATCGACGCGCTGCTGGTCCTGCATGCCGATACGACGGCGGTGCCGCTGTCGAAGCTGTTGGAGCTGGTCGGCGACGCGGGCACCGAGACGGTCGTGATGCGCGCCGTTGAGGACCTTCGCGAGCGCGCGCTGGTGTGGGGCGACGATTCGGTGCGGGTGACCTCCGAGGCCGCGACGGGCCTGCCCTGGTATCCCGGTCAGGCCACGGTCGAAGACACCGAGCCAACGGGGCTCGTCGAGCGCCTCGCCGCTCTCGACGAGGCGCAGTCCGACCTGTTGCAGCGACTGTTGGAGGGCTCCCCGGTGGGACGCACCCGCGACGCGGCCGCCGGCACCCCGCCTGATCGCCCGGTGCAGCGACTGCTGGCGAACGGACTGCTACGTCAGGTGGACGACGAGACGGTGATCCTGCCCAGGCTCGTCGGCCAGGCGCTGCGCGGCGAACTTCCCGGGCCCGTCGGGCTGACCGCACCCGATCCCGTGGTGTCGACCACGACCATCGCCGACGTCGACGCGGTGGCCGCGGGTGCCGTGATCGACCTGCTGCGCGAGGTCGAGGTCGTGCTCAAAACCCTCAGCGCTGCACCCATTCCCGAGCTGCGCAGCGGCGGGCTCGGTGTGCGCGACGTCAAACGGCTGACGAAGATCACCGGCATCGACGAAAGCCGGCTCGGCCTGATTCTCGAGGTGACCGCGGCGGCCGGGCTGATCGCGACCGGTATGCCGGAACCAGAACCGCAGGACGGCACCGGCCCCTATTGGGCGCCGACTGTGGCCACTGACCGCTTCCTCGAATCTCCGACCGCGCAGAAATGGCATCTGCTGGCGTCGACATGGCTGGAACTGCAGGGCAGGCCGAGCCTGGTCGGGAGCCGGGGCCCTGACGGTAAACCCTATGCGGCGCTTTCGGATTCGCTTTTCTCGACAGCCGCGCCGCTGGACCGGCGGCTGCTCCTGGAAACGCTCGCCGATCTCGCGCCCGGCGCCGGCGCCGACGCCACCGAGGCGGCACGCGCGATGATCTGGCGCCGGCCCCGCTGGGGCAATCGACTGCAACCGGGCCCGGTGGGTGCGTTGTTGTCGGAGGCGCACATGGTCGGCGTCGTCGGCCGCGGTGCGATCAGCACCCCGGCGCGGGCCCTGCTCTCGGACGCCCCGCCGGAGAATGTCGTCAAGGCGATGGACAAGGTGCTGCCCCAGCCCATCGACCACTTCCTGCTGCAGGCGGACCTGACGGTCGTGGTGCCGGGTCCGCTGGAACGTGACCTGGCCGAGCAGTTGGGTGCCGTCGCGCGGGTTGAGTCGGCGGGTGCGGCGATGGTGTACCGCGTCAGCGAGTCGTCGATCCGGCGCGCGCTGGACACCGGACGCACCGCGGCCGACCTGCACGCCTTCTTCGCCCGATACTCTAAAACGCCTGTCCCACAAGGACTCACGTACCTGATCGATGATGTAGCCCGCCGGCACGGGCAGCTACGGGTCGGCATGGCGGCTTCGTTCGTGCGGTGCGAGGACGCCGCGTTGCTGGCGCAGGCGATCACCGCACCGGCGGCCGAACAACTGGAGATGCGGCTGCTGGCCCCGACCGTCGCGGTGTCCCAAGCGCCGATCTCCGAGGTGCTGGCCGCCCTTCGAGGGGCCGGGTTCGCCCCTGCGGCCGAGGACTCGACGGGCACGATCGTCGACATCCGCGCGCGGGGAGCCAGGGTGCCCGCACCATCGCGCCGTCGATCCCATCGGGCGCCGGCCCCGACGAGTCAGACGCTGGCCGCGATCGTCGCGGTACTGCGCAGGGTGGCGGCCGGACCGTCGAGCGGCATGCGCCTGGACCCGACTGTGGCGATCACCCAACTCCAGGAGGCCGCCCATCTCCAGACGTCGGTGGTGATCGGCTACGTCGACCCGGCCGGGGTCGCCACCCAACGGGTGGTGGCACCCATCAATGTTCGCGGCGGGCAGCTGACCGCCTACGACCCGGCGTCCGGCCGCGTGCGGGAGTTCGCCATCCACCGCGTGACGTCGGTCGTATCCGCCGACTCCGCCCACTGA